From Amycolatopsis sp. cg9, one genomic window encodes:
- a CDS encoding ATP-dependent DNA ligase, whose protein sequence is MPLPLQPPLKPMLAKPAKAIPDSRGLLFEPKWDGFRCLVFRDGDELYLQSRAEKPLNRYFPEAVARLLEVLPPRVVLDGELVVARDGRLNFDALTERIHPAESRITLLAAEQPAEFVAFDVLALDGDLLLDEPTSVRRDRLVELAGDRFPLTPATTDPATARHWFELFEGAGLDGVIGKPLDEPYTPGKRVMLKYKHVRTADCVLAGLRWHVDGGPGELVGSFLLGLHDEQGVLHHVGTVGSFPMPRRRELAEELAPLVTDGEDHPWGGRAQGSGQRIPGGITRWRATEHEWVPLRPERVVEVAYENTEGGMPSRFRHNARFKRWRPDREAASCDYSQLEEPARYDLDAVFRGQVVRTR, encoded by the coding sequence ATGCCCCTACCGCTGCAGCCGCCGCTGAAGCCGATGCTCGCCAAGCCCGCGAAGGCCATCCCGGACTCCCGCGGCCTGCTGTTCGAGCCCAAGTGGGACGGCTTCCGCTGCCTCGTCTTCCGCGACGGCGACGAGCTGTACCTGCAGTCGCGCGCGGAAAAGCCGCTCAACCGGTACTTCCCGGAAGCGGTGGCCCGGCTGCTGGAGGTCCTGCCGCCGCGGGTGGTGCTGGACGGCGAACTCGTCGTCGCGCGGGACGGGCGGCTGAACTTCGACGCCCTCACCGAGCGGATCCACCCGGCCGAAAGCCGGATCACGCTCCTGGCGGCCGAGCAGCCCGCCGAGTTCGTCGCCTTCGACGTCCTCGCCCTCGACGGCGACCTGCTGCTCGACGAACCGACGTCGGTGCGGCGCGACCGGCTCGTGGAGCTGGCCGGCGACCGGTTCCCGCTCACCCCGGCCACCACCGACCCGGCCACCGCGCGGCACTGGTTCGAGCTGTTCGAGGGCGCCGGTCTCGACGGCGTCATCGGCAAGCCCCTCGACGAGCCGTACACCCCCGGCAAGCGCGTGATGCTGAAGTACAAGCACGTGCGCACCGCCGACTGCGTGCTGGCCGGGCTGCGCTGGCACGTCGACGGCGGCCCCGGCGAACTGGTCGGCTCGTTCCTGCTCGGCCTGCACGACGAACAGGGCGTGCTGCACCACGTCGGCACGGTCGGGTCGTTCCCGATGCCCCGCCGCCGCGAACTGGCCGAAGAGCTGGCGCCGCTGGTCACCGACGGCGAAGACCACCCGTGGGGCGGGCGGGCTCAGGGGTCGGGGCAGCGCATCCCGGGCGGCATCACGCGGTGGCGCGCCACCGAGCACGAGTGGGTGCCGCTGCGGCCCGAGCGCGTCGTCGAAGTCGCCTACGAGAACACCGAAGGCGGCATGCCGTCGCGGTTCCGGCACAACGCGCGGTTCAAGCGCTGGCGTCCCGATCGCGAAGCCGCGTCGTGCGACTACAGCCAGCTCGAGGAGCCGGCGCGCTACGACCTCGACGCGGTGTTCCGCGGCCAGGTCGTGCGGACCCGCTAA
- a CDS encoding alkaline shock response membrane anchor protein AmaP has translation MTRSVAAKALSRSYAGERVLTFLVGLLALLGGALALVVGFGVLGEYRGRRPLLDPLAVGWLGSHATPARIAAIVLGVLLFVLGLRWALRSLRPEPRPDLDLDRTEGAELVVTAAAIADAVRADAEGLDGVSRARVRAVGSRTAPALRLTLWLHEGTDLKAVWAGLDTQVLARARESLGLDALPTAVRLELDTAPAKRVR, from the coding sequence ATGACCAGGTCAGTCGCCGCGAAGGCGCTTTCCCGCTCCTACGCGGGCGAACGCGTGCTGACGTTCCTCGTCGGGCTGCTCGCCCTGCTCGGCGGGGCGCTCGCGCTCGTCGTGGGGTTCGGCGTGCTCGGCGAGTACCGCGGGCGGCGGCCGCTGCTGGACCCGCTGGCCGTCGGCTGGCTCGGGAGCCACGCGACGCCCGCGCGGATCGCCGCGATCGTGCTCGGCGTGCTGCTGTTCGTGCTCGGGCTGCGCTGGGCGCTGCGCTCGCTGCGCCCGGAACCGCGGCCGGACCTGGACCTCGACCGCACCGAAGGCGCCGAGCTGGTGGTCACCGCGGCGGCGATCGCCGACGCCGTGCGGGCCGACGCGGAAGGGCTCGACGGGGTCAGCCGCGCCCGCGTCCGCGCCGTCGGCTCGCGCACCGCCCCGGCGCTGCGCCTGACGCTGTGGCTGCACGAAGGCACCGACCTCAAGGCCGTGTGGGCCGGGCTGGACACACAGGTGCTGGCCAGGGCCCGGGAATCGCTCGGCCTCGACGCGCTGCCCACCGCCGTCCGCCTGGAACTCGACACGGCCCCGGCGAAACGCGTGCGCTGA
- a CDS encoding DUF6286 domain-containing protein, whose protein sequence is MRPFVRILAALLGLAFAAAGALLALEVGWHWWRPGAAPLVVPWPRWQAQLSALGWDAYAVRVGAGVLAAAGLVLVLCALAAGSRAVRLTDPGDAVSVSTSPRSLARLVGLTVRAQDNVAGASVTASARRIRVRAKSTLETEGELRPRLLETVSALLDDVPLARRPKVTVVVDSPKDRR, encoded by the coding sequence GTGCGCCCGTTCGTCCGCATCCTGGCCGCGCTGCTCGGCCTGGCCTTCGCGGCCGCCGGGGCGCTGCTCGCCCTCGAGGTCGGCTGGCACTGGTGGCGCCCGGGAGCGGCGCCGCTGGTGGTGCCGTGGCCGCGCTGGCAAGCGCAGCTCTCGGCACTGGGCTGGGACGCCTACGCGGTCCGCGTCGGTGCCGGGGTCCTCGCCGCCGCGGGCCTGGTGCTCGTCCTCTGCGCGCTGGCCGCCGGCAGCCGCGCGGTGCGGCTGACCGACCCGGGTGACGCGGTGAGCGTTTCGACGTCGCCGCGGTCGCTGGCCCGGCTGGTCGGGCTGACCGTGCGCGCGCAGGACAACGTCGCCGGCGCGTCGGTCACCGCGAGCGCCCGGCGGATCCGCGTCCGGGCGAAGAGCACCCTGGAAACCGAAGGCGAGCTGCGGCCGCGGCTGCTGGAAACCGTGTCCGCCCTGCTCGACGACGTCCCGCTGGCGCGGCGGCCGAAGGTCACCGTCGTCGTCGACTCGCCGAAGGACCGCCGATGA
- a CDS encoding Asp23/Gls24 family envelope stress response protein encodes MHPERIESPGTVTPLNEEGAAGRTTISSLVVQKVAGLAAREVAGVHALGGGGVSRAIGALRERIPGSGTVTTTGVSVEVGEKQTAIDLDVVVEYGARITDVARAVRRNVITAVEQITGLEVIEVNIAVNDIHLPGDEEPESTRVE; translated from the coding sequence ATGCACCCGGAACGGATCGAGAGCCCCGGCACGGTGACGCCGCTCAACGAGGAGGGTGCCGCCGGCCGCACCACGATCTCGTCGCTGGTCGTGCAGAAGGTGGCCGGGCTGGCCGCCCGCGAGGTCGCCGGAGTGCACGCCCTCGGCGGCGGCGGGGTGTCCCGCGCGATCGGCGCGCTGCGCGAGCGGATCCCCGGCTCCGGCACGGTGACCACGACGGGCGTGTCGGTCGAGGTCGGCGAGAAGCAGACCGCGATCGACCTCGACGTCGTCGTCGAGTACGGCGCCCGGATCACCGACGTCGCCCGCGCGGTGCGGCGCAACGTGATCACCGCGGTCGAGCAGATCACCGGGCTCGAGGTGATCGAAGTGAACATCGCCGTCAACGACATCCACCTGCCGGGCGACGAAGAGCCCGAGTCCACGCGGGTGGAGTGA
- a CDS encoding RNA polymerase sigma factor, with protein MSGDTELATRAAAGDEAAFGALVRLHTPRMYRVALRITGSAAEAEDVVQESWLAAWRALGTFRHESAVSTWLYRVVTNSALALLRRRKPTISLDEPACQSTVDTVLLAVPGPEGRVVRAEEVDAVLRAIGRLEVSQRVPLVLRELEGLSYEEVAEVLDVNVGALRSRLHRARVALLAELRER; from the coding sequence GTGAGCGGCGACACCGAGCTGGCGACCCGCGCCGCGGCCGGGGACGAAGCCGCGTTCGGCGCGCTCGTCCGGCTGCACACGCCCCGGATGTACCGGGTCGCGCTGCGGATCACCGGCAGCGCCGCCGAGGCCGAGGACGTCGTGCAGGAGTCGTGGCTCGCCGCGTGGCGCGCGCTCGGCACGTTCCGGCACGAGTCCGCGGTGTCGACCTGGCTCTACCGGGTCGTCACCAACAGCGCGCTCGCGCTGCTGCGTCGCCGCAAGCCCACGATCTCGCTGGACGAGCCCGCCTGCCAGTCCACTGTGGACACGGTGCTGCTCGCGGTCCCGGGCCCCGAGGGCCGGGTCGTGCGCGCGGAAGAGGTCGACGCGGTGCTCCGGGCGATCGGGCGGCTCGAGGTGTCCCAGCGGGTGCCGCTCGTGCTGCGCGAACTGGAGGGGCTGAGCTACGAAGAGGTCGCCGAAGTGCTCGACGTGAACGTCGGCGCCTTGCGCTCCCGGCTGCACCGCGCCAGGGTGGCGCTGCTCGCCGAGTTGAGGGAGCGGTGA
- a CDS encoding pyrimidine reductase family protein, with translation MRSVWPLSTGELTGEDLEEIYAYPADLDRPWVQVNFVASADGAVEVDTTSAGLSHAADRRVFLLGRDLADVILVGAGTARAEDYRGVVAGPKRLERRRRLGFDGVPPIAVVTRTADLDPASRLFTETVVPPIVVTTETADTAALEAAGASVLRAGTADVDLPRALDLLAGRGLRRIACEGGPRLFAQLIAADRIDQLCLTVAPLLVAGTADRIATGPGSVPRQLAPASILVEDGFTFLRYRRAAG, from the coding sequence GTGCGGAGCGTGTGGCCCCTCTCGACGGGCGAACTGACCGGGGAAGACCTCGAAGAGATCTACGCCTACCCGGCGGACCTCGACCGGCCGTGGGTGCAGGTCAACTTCGTCGCGTCCGCCGACGGGGCCGTCGAGGTCGACACGACGTCGGCCGGGCTGTCCCACGCCGCCGACCGGCGGGTCTTCCTGCTCGGGCGCGACCTCGCCGACGTGATCCTGGTCGGCGCCGGCACCGCCCGCGCGGAGGACTACCGCGGCGTCGTCGCGGGTCCGAAGCGGCTGGAGCGCCGTCGCCGCCTCGGGTTCGACGGGGTCCCGCCGATCGCCGTGGTGACCCGGACCGCGGACCTCGATCCCGCTTCCCGGCTGTTCACCGAGACCGTCGTTCCCCCGATCGTGGTCACCACGGAAACCGCGGACACCGCGGCGCTCGAAGCTGCCGGGGCATCGGTGCTGCGAGCGGGCACCGCCGACGTCGACCTGCCCCGTGCCCTCGACCTGCTGGCCGGACGCGGCCTGCGCCGGATCGCGTGCGAAGGCGGGCCGCGGCTGTTCGCGCAGCTCATCGCGGCCGACCGGATCGACCAGCTGTGCCTGACGGTCGCGCCGCTGCTCGTGGCCGGGACGGCGGACCGGATCGCCACCGGTCCCGGCAGCGTTCCCCGGCAGCTCGCGCCGGCGTCGATCCTGGTCGAGGACGGCTTCACGTTCCTGCGCTACCGCCGGGCCGCCGGGTGA
- the zapE gene encoding cell division protein ZapE: MPAHLTGRRPELSADELIGALVPPPRFDAVRFETYIPDPDEPSQAAAVEACSAFAAKVGARKEKKRFKLFGGSPEPAGPMGLYLDGGFGVGKTHLLASAWHAAPSPKAYGTFVELTHLVGALGFAEAVRRLSEHRILAIDEFELDDPGDTTLVTRLLQELMDAGVFVAATSNTLPEKLGEGRFAAEDFLREIQTLSARFGVVRVDGPDYRHRGLPDAPPPVSPAALEESVAAHEGSTVDDFDALCEHLASLHPSRYGRLLDGVTRVHLRGVHPAPDQNVALRLVAFADRLYDRAIPVVVSGEPLPSLFTEEMVNGGYRKKYLRAVSRLTALARDAAPAS; this comes from the coding sequence ATGCCCGCGCACCTCACCGGCCGCCGTCCCGAGCTGTCCGCCGACGAGCTGATCGGCGCGCTGGTGCCGCCGCCGCGCTTCGACGCCGTCCGGTTCGAGACGTACATCCCCGATCCCGACGAGCCGAGCCAGGCCGCCGCGGTCGAGGCGTGCTCGGCGTTCGCCGCGAAAGTGGGGGCGCGCAAGGAGAAGAAGCGCTTCAAGCTCTTCGGCGGTTCCCCGGAACCGGCCGGGCCGATGGGGCTCTACCTCGACGGCGGCTTCGGCGTCGGCAAGACCCACCTGCTGGCCTCGGCGTGGCACGCGGCGCCGTCGCCCAAGGCGTACGGCACGTTCGTCGAGCTGACCCACCTGGTCGGCGCGCTGGGCTTCGCCGAAGCCGTGCGGCGGCTGTCGGAGCACCGGATCCTGGCCATCGACGAGTTCGAGCTCGACGACCCGGGCGACACCACCCTGGTCACCCGGCTGCTGCAGGAGCTGATGGACGCCGGGGTCTTCGTCGCGGCGACGTCGAACACCCTGCCGGAGAAGCTGGGCGAGGGCCGGTTCGCCGCGGAGGACTTCCTGCGCGAGATCCAGACGCTGTCGGCCCGGTTCGGCGTGGTGCGCGTCGACGGCCCGGACTACCGCCACCGCGGCCTGCCGGACGCGCCGCCGCCGGTCAGCCCGGCGGCGCTGGAGGAGTCCGTGGCCGCGCACGAAGGGTCCACTGTGGACGACTTCGACGCGCTGTGCGAGCACCTGGCGTCCCTGCACCCCTCGCGCTACGGGCGGCTGCTGGACGGCGTCACCCGCGTGCACCTGCGCGGTGTCCACCCGGCGCCGGACCAGAACGTGGCCCTGCGGCTGGTGGCGTTCGCCGACCGGCTCTACGACCGCGCGATCCCGGTGGTGGTGTCGGGCGAGCCGCTGCCGTCGCTGTTCACCGAGGAGATGGTGAACGGCGGCTACCGCAAGAAGTACCTGCGCGCGGTCAGCCGCCTGACGGCACTGGCACGCGACGCGGCACCGGCCAGCTGA
- a CDS encoding phosphatase PAP2 family protein has product MPAAVCGVLALLLGLPFAGGTAPGAVDRAAAGAVAHLSPGLVRALVLPTEPYVVLALGVLAVVLCLRAGRKLEAALALAVPVLAILLTSWLLKPLYDRWKNGTLVYPSGHTVSLVAVLTVLVLVTRKAIVVVPAALALLAATAGLVGMGYHYLTDVVGGTLFAVSVVLFSWPVPRRVPVPSGG; this is encoded by the coding sequence GTGCCGGCCGCCGTCTGCGGTGTGCTCGCGCTGCTGCTCGGCCTGCCCTTCGCCGGCGGGACCGCCCCCGGCGCCGTCGACCGCGCCGCCGCCGGGGCCGTCGCGCACCTGAGCCCCGGGCTGGTGCGGGCGCTCGTGCTCCCGACCGAGCCCTACGTCGTCCTCGCGCTGGGCGTGCTCGCCGTCGTCCTGTGCCTGCGCGCGGGCCGGAAGCTGGAAGCCGCACTCGCGCTCGCCGTCCCCGTGCTGGCCATCCTCCTGACGAGCTGGCTGCTGAAACCCCTCTACGACCGCTGGAAGAACGGCACCCTCGTCTACCCGAGCGGGCACACCGTGAGCCTGGTCGCCGTCCTGACCGTGCTCGTCCTGGTCACCCGCAAGGCGATCGTCGTGGTGCCGGCCGCGCTCGCGCTCCTCGCCGCCACCGCCGGGCTGGTCGGGATGGGGTACCACTACCTGACCGACGTCGTCGGCGGGACGCTGTTCGCCGTCTCCGTCGTGCTGTTCAGCTGGCCGGTGCCGCGTCGCGTGCCAGTGCCGTCAGGCGGCTGA